A single Deltaproteobacteria bacterium DNA region contains:
- a CDS encoding IPT/TIG domain-containing protein has product MRTASRGGVLLSSLLLLSSLIGACSRDFALPADATGHAPTLEGFTPAAAYAFSTLTISGQGFDPEASGNEVRFTGGSATAHGFDAEGRLQVRVPPDLIDGPVSVVTRAGASTPSADSLTFLGRGRLRSGAVAREHAVFHRPGRVLVFDQEPVVYSSLFNEFVSGPDLWRSGLRERPLIVDAYGSWRPPSISVGGGRIWVSDQEQLFSLDPTDGSRREESVPLETGWSFAQVVAIEAAAGLQVWVFEEDITNQDHFARVGLYDPATGSYTLQPWTGLIAPTAVEIVDETTLFLSSFQGTDVLDLTTGAHPGASFTYAPDTMTAWRSGADGRVAVYLWDGRLLILDADQNTALQPADLMIRGAVADLLHIEPFAGVHPGLLIASVPSAGRVVALDTTGYQVLWSEQVGVRPSQLAYDAAMDRLYVADEASNTLEVLRVSDGRSLGRQGLPLYLGIDTGSDRGVALLQHQLEYHDERYLVIPQTPRMSHVGRPGWLAAEALVLVSLSDPSEAVGYRVDPSLVDPLDSYEAEEVVAEGPNTLWVLSEWRLHRLSFGPTSIERRSWAIGEDPHDLAIGPTGLVHFAERSGIVTVDPEQPGAPLATHQPEGSNDFGVLLLKVLDDGRVLAVSSGWEGPILALWESEALASPGGAPTEIHPTRFNEGRGMAHAAEWLDGDLILFGTTQSGEDYVALRAGLDGSLEETVSSVVHSGTQFLTVAPGGSAFLWGDFARVGYSLLEPGQPVRAEQYFRLDILPGGVAFGPDGEQAYVAQAQSNRFLILE; this is encoded by the coding sequence ATGAGAACCGCGTCGCGTGGTGGGGTCCTGCTCTCGTCTCTGCTCCTCCTCTCGTCCCTGATCGGGGCCTGCAGCCGGGACTTCGCGCTCCCGGCCGACGCCACGGGGCACGCGCCCACCCTCGAGGGCTTCACGCCCGCGGCGGCCTACGCCTTCTCGACCCTGACGATCTCCGGCCAGGGCTTCGATCCGGAGGCCTCCGGCAACGAGGTGCGCTTCACCGGCGGTTCGGCGACCGCCCACGGCTTCGACGCCGAGGGCCGCCTCCAGGTCCGGGTGCCCCCCGACCTGATCGACGGTCCGGTGAGCGTGGTGACCCGGGCCGGCGCCAGCACGCCGAGCGCCGACTCCCTCACCTTCCTCGGTCGCGGTCGGCTCCGCAGCGGGGCGGTGGCCAGGGAGCACGCCGTCTTCCACCGGCCCGGGCGCGTCCTCGTCTTCGACCAGGAGCCCGTCGTCTACTCCAGCCTCTTCAACGAGTTCGTGTCGGGGCCGGACCTCTGGCGCAGCGGCCTGCGCGAGCGGCCCCTGATCGTCGATGCCTACGGCAGCTGGAGGCCGCCGAGCATCTCCGTGGGCGGAGGGAGGATCTGGGTCAGCGATCAGGAGCAGCTCTTCTCCCTGGATCCCACCGACGGCAGCCGGCGAGAGGAGAGCGTCCCCCTGGAGACCGGCTGGAGCTTCGCCCAGGTCGTCGCGATCGAGGCGGCCGCCGGCCTGCAGGTCTGGGTCTTCGAGGAGGACATCACCAACCAGGACCACTTCGCCCGGGTCGGGCTCTACGACCCCGCCACCGGCAGCTACACCCTGCAGCCGTGGACCGGCCTCATCGCCCCGACGGCCGTGGAGATCGTCGACGAGACGACCCTCTTCCTCTCCAGCTTCCAGGGCACCGACGTCCTCGACCTCACCACCGGAGCTCATCCGGGCGCCAGCTTCACCTACGCGCCGGACACGATGACCGCCTGGCGCTCGGGCGCCGACGGGCGGGTGGCGGTCTACCTCTGGGACGGGCGGCTGCTCATCCTGGACGCCGATCAGAACACTGCCCTGCAGCCCGCCGACCTGATGATCCGGGGGGCCGTGGCCGACCTCCTCCACATCGAGCCCTTCGCGGGGGTCCACCCCGGGCTGTTGATCGCGAGCGTCCCCTCGGCCGGGAGGGTGGTGGCCCTGGACACCACGGGCTACCAGGTCCTCTGGAGCGAGCAGGTCGGAGTGCGCCCCTCTCAGCTCGCCTACGACGCCGCGATGGACCGCCTCTACGTCGCCGACGAGGCCAGCAACACCCTGGAGGTGCTGCGGGTGTCGGACGGGCGCTCGCTCGGCCGGCAGGGCCTGCCCCTCTATCTGGGCATCGACACCGGGTCGGACCGGGGGGTCGCGCTCCTCCAGCACCAGCTCGAGTATCACGACGAGCGCTACCTCGTGATTCCCCAGACGCCCCGCATGTCGCACGTCGGGCGCCCGGGCTGGCTGGCGGCCGAGGCCCTCGTCCTGGTCTCCCTCTCGGATCCCAGCGAGGCCGTCGGCTACCGGGTCGATCCCTCCCTCGTGGACCCCCTCGATTCCTACGAGGCCGAAGAGGTGGTGGCCGAGGGGCCCAACACGCTCTGGGTGCTCTCCGAGTGGCGGCTGCACCGGCTGAGCTTCGGTCCCACCTCGATCGAGCGGCGCAGCTGGGCGATCGGCGAGGACCCCCATGATCTCGCCATCGGCCCCACCGGCCTGGTGCACTTCGCCGAGCGCAGCGGGATCGTCACCGTCGATCCCGAGCAGCCCGGCGCCCCGCTCGCCACCCACCAGCCCGAGGGCAGCAACGACTTCGGCGTCCTGCTCCTGAAGGTGCTGGACGACGGCAGGGTGCTGGCGGTGAGCAGCGGCTGGGAGGGTCCGATCCTCGCGCTCTGGGAGAGCGAGGCCCTGGCCTCGCCCGGGGGCGCGCCCACCGAGATCCACCCGACGCGATTCAACGAGGGCCGCGGGATGGCCCACGCGGCCGAGTGGCTGGACGGGGACCTGATCCTCTTCGGCACGACCCAGAGCGGTGAGGACTACGTGGCGCTCCGGGCCGGGCTCGATGGTTCGCTCGAGGAGACGGTGTCCTCGGTCGTCCACTCCGGCACGCAGTTCCTCACCGTGGCGCCCGGGGGGTCCGCCTTCCTCTGGGGGGACTTCGCCCGGGTGGGGTACTCGCTCCTCGAGCCCGGGCAGCCCGTGCGCGCCGAGCAGTACTTCCGGCTGGACATCCTGCCCGGCGGCGTGGCCTTCGGCCCGGACGGTGAGCAGGCCTACGTCGCCCAGGCCCAGAGCAACCGCTTCCTGATCCTCGAGTGA